One Deltaproteobacteria bacterium DNA segment encodes these proteins:
- a CDS encoding DNA polymerase III subunit alpha yields the protein MHHSNFVHLHIHTQYSLLDGAIRLDDLFAKAKQYRMPALAMTDHGNIFGAVEFYIKAQKAGIKPIIGCEVYVATNSRLDKSASNSGNGGKDASYHLILLIKNAVGYKNLCKMLTLAHLEGFYYRPRIDKELLKIHNEGLIALSSCLHGEIPYLIGIGNIDKAIKVSQEFKEIFANNRFYLELQNNKILKQDDVNKGILEISGKLNIPVVATNDCHYLKKEDAYAHEILLCIQTGKTINSKDRMRFNTDDLYFKSPEEMIDSFKDIPDAIKNTVEIAERCNLELKLGEHHLPHFPVPEGDTLDSFAEKEAWKGLEQRLKVMAGSGEDVESRKWEYYERLEKELKTIKGMGFAGYFLIVADFINYARQRHIPVGPGRGSSAGSLAAYCLKITNLDPIKNNLLFERFLNPDRISLPDIDVDLCYEGRDEVIQYVTRKYGQENVSQIITFGQMKAKAVIRDVGRAMDIPYNEADKIAKLIPNVLDITLDESIKQEPRLKELITKDKQVRELFEIANVLEGLPRHASTHAAGIVIANRPIIEYMPLYKSQKEEVITTQFDMDGVTKMGLVKFDLLGLKTLTVIDRTIKLVKKNKGIDIDMDSLPMNDLASYKLIASGRTDGIFQMEGSGIKDVLVKFKPETFEDITAVIAIYRPGPLQSGMVDDFIKRKHGKISIRYEHPLLKDALENTYGVMVYQEQVMQIAKTLAGFSPGDADVLRKAMGKKLPEDMVLQREKFIEGAKKNKIPQKTAEKIFDLMANFAGYGFNKSHSAVYALIAYQTAYLKAHWPTEFMAALLTSDMGNTEKVIKYIAQCKTMGIEILPPDINESSMDFTVTNKGIRFGLAAVKNVGSAAIEVIINTREKDGRFASIFDFLNRVDMRKVNKRVIESLVKCGAFDFSSAKRSVLIKNIDTIMGTSQTMQADRQSGQVSMFAFSHEPSVMSLPEGEEWHENELLAHEKEAVGFYITGHPLARFDEEIRLYTNADTETVTGKGDGDGVRMGGVVISKNEKITKKGDRMAFVVLEDLKGFIEVTVFADLYKKANPYFASDIPILVKGRIDRTEEKVKLVAEEIYPIEEARIRLTKAVHLVIKTLGIDNSQMADLKALIKRYSGNCPVFCHFKYPDSRETVLALPDDLKVAPTKEMMKDIRNLVGEDGMYLN from the coding sequence ATGCATCACTCCAATTTTGTCCATCTGCATATCCATACACAATACAGCCTTCTGGATGGCGCTATCAGGCTGGATGACCTCTTTGCAAAGGCAAAACAGTATAGGATGCCTGCCCTTGCGATGACAGACCACGGCAATATCTTTGGTGCTGTAGAGTTCTATATAAAGGCACAAAAGGCAGGAATAAAACCTATAATCGGCTGTGAGGTTTATGTTGCCACTAATTCAAGACTTGATAAGTCTGCCTCAAACTCTGGAAATGGCGGAAAGGATGCCTCCTATCACTTAATCCTCTTGATTAAAAATGCCGTAGGCTACAAAAACCTGTGTAAAATGCTCACACTGGCACACCTTGAAGGTTTTTATTATAGACCGCGCATAGACAAGGAATTACTAAAAATACACAATGAGGGGCTAATTGCCCTATCCTCTTGTCTGCACGGCGAGATACCATACCTTATAGGCATTGGTAATATTGACAAGGCAATTAAAGTATCTCAGGAGTTCAAAGAGATATTCGCAAACAACAGATTTTATCTTGAACTTCAGAACAATAAGATTCTCAAGCAGGATGATGTAAATAAAGGCATCCTTGAAATAAGTGGTAAACTTAATATCCCTGTAGTTGCAACAAACGACTGCCATTACCTCAAAAAAGAGGACGCCTATGCACACGAAATACTCCTCTGCATTCAGACAGGCAAGACAATAAACTCCAAAGACAGAATGAGATTTAATACAGATGACCTATACTTTAAATCCCCTGAAGAGATGATAGATTCATTTAAAGACATCCCTGATGCAATAAAAAACACCGTAGAGATTGCTGAGCGGTGCAATCTTGAACTTAAACTAGGGGAGCATCATCTCCCCCATTTCCCTGTGCCTGAAGGCGATACACTTGATAGTTTTGCGGAAAAGGAGGCATGGAAAGGGCTTGAGCAAAGACTTAAGGTAATGGCAGGCAGCGGAGAAGATGTGGAGTCCAGAAAATGGGAGTATTACGAAAGGCTGGAGAAAGAACTGAAGACAATAAAAGGCATGGGGTTTGCAGGTTATTTTTTGATTGTTGCTGATTTTATAAACTATGCAAGGCAAAGACATATCCCGGTTGGACCTGGCAGGGGTTCATCTGCCGGGAGTCTTGCTGCATACTGCCTTAAGATTACAAACCTTGACCCGATAAAGAACAATCTCCTCTTTGAAAGGTTTCTGAACCCTGACAGGATTAGTTTGCCTGATATAGATGTGGATTTGTGTTATGAGGGAAGGGATGAGGTCATACAGTATGTAACAAGAAAATACGGACAGGAGAATGTCTCACAAATCATAACATTCGGACAGATGAAGGCAAAGGCAGTCATCAGGGATGTTGGAAGGGCAATGGATATACCATACAATGAGGCAGATAAAATCGCAAAACTTATTCCAAATGTTTTAGACATTACCCTGGATGAATCTATTAAACAAGAGCCGAGATTAAAAGAACTCATAACAAAGGATAAACAGGTCAGAGAACTTTTTGAAATCGCAAATGTGCTTGAAGGACTCCCCCGTCATGCCTCAACCCATGCAGCAGGCATTGTCATAGCAAACAGACCGATTATTGAATACATGCCTTTATACAAGAGTCAGAAGGAAGAGGTTATTACAACCCAGTTTGACATGGACGGCGTCACAAAGATGGGGCTTGTAAAATTTGACCTTCTAGGTTTAAAGACACTGACCGTTATAGATAGGACAATAAAACTGGTAAAGAAGAACAAGGGGATTGATATTGATATGGACAGCCTCCCCATGAACGACTTGGCATCATACAAACTCATTGCATCAGGCAGGACAGACGGTATATTTCAGATGGAAGGTTCAGGGATAAAGGATGTGCTTGTTAAATTCAAACCCGAAACATTTGAAGATATTACAGCAGTTATTGCCATTTATAGACCAGGCCCTTTACAGAGTGGTATGGTGGATGATTTTATCAAAAGAAAACACGGTAAGATTTCTATCCGCTATGAGCATCCACTTTTAAAAGATGCCCTTGAAAATACCTACGGTGTCATGGTCTATCAGGAACAGGTAATGCAGATTGCAAAGACCCTAGCCGGTTTTAGCCCTGGTGATGCAGATGTCTTAAGAAAGGCAATGGGCAAGAAACTCCCTGAAGATATGGTTCTTCAAAGGGAGAAATTTATTGAAGGTGCAAAAAAGAATAAGATACCTCAAAAGACAGCAGAAAAGATATTTGATTTGATGGCGAACTTTGCAGGTTACGGCTTTAATAAATCCCACAGCGCTGTCTATGCCCTTATTGCCTACCAGACCGCATATCTGAAGGCACATTGGCCTACCGAGTTTATGGCGGCGCTTCTGACATCTGATATGGGAAATACTGAGAAGGTTATTAAATATATTGCGCAGTGCAAAACCATGGGCATAGAAATCCTGCCCCCTGATATAAATGAAAGTTCAATGGATTTTACTGTTACAAATAAAGGCATACGGTTTGGTCTTGCTGCTGTTAAAAATGTCGGATCCGCTGCAATAGAGGTAATTATAAATACAAGGGAAAAGGATGGAAGATTCGCATCCATCTTTGATTTCTTAAACAGGGTTGATATGAGAAAGGTCAACAAGAGGGTTATTGAAAGCCTTGTAAAATGTGGTGCATTTGATTTTAGCAGTGCAAAGAGGTCTGTCCTAATAAAAAACATTGACACTATCATGGGCACATCACAGACCATGCAGGCAGATAGGCAGAGCGGTCAGGTAAGTATGTTTGCATTCAGCCACGAGCCCTCTGTCATGAGCCTTCCTGAAGGCGAAGAGTGGCATGAAAATGAACTCCTTGCCCATGAAAAAGAGGCAGTTGGTTTTTATATAACAGGACACCCCCTTGCAAGATTTGATGAAGAAATCAGGTTATATACAAATGCAGACACAGAGACCGTTACAGGGAAAGGGGATGGTGATGGTGTAAGGATGGGTGGTGTTGTAATATCAAAGAATGAGAAGATAACCAAGAAAGGCGACAGGATGGCATTTGTTGTCCTAGAGGACTTAAAGGGCTTTATAGAGGTTACAGTATTTGCCGATTTATATAAAAAGGCAAATCCATATTTTGCAAGTGATATTCCAATACTTGTAAAAGGCAGGATTGATAGGACAGAGGAAAAGGTCAAACTTGTAGCAGAGGAGATTTACCCGATTGAGGAGGCAAGGATAAGACTAACAAAGGCAGTTCATCTTGTAATTAAAACACTTGGTATAGATAATAGTCAGATGGCTGATTTAAAGGCGCTCATTAAAAGATATTCAGGTAACTGTCCTGTATTCTGCCACTTTAAGTATCCTGACAGCAGGGAGACTGTCCTTGCACTTCCTGATGATTTAAAGGTTGCACCGACAAAGGAGATGATGAAAGATATAAGAAACCTTGTGGGTGAAGATGGGATGTATTTGAATTAG